One genomic window of Streptomyces sp. WP-1 includes the following:
- a CDS encoding ABC transporter ATP-binding protein, with product MTTAVTIPRHGGTGGLTAVAARARQVVKAYGSGETRVVALDHVDVDIARGRFTAIMGPSGSGKSTLMHCLAGLDTVTSGQIHLAETEITGLKDKKLTRLRRDRIGFIFQAFNLLPTLNALENITLPMDIAGRKPDRAWLDRVVETVGLAGRLKHRPTQLSGGQQQRVAVARALAARPEIIFGDEPTGNLDSRAGAEVLGFLRRSVDELGQTIVMVTHDPVAASYADRVLYLADGRIVDEMHQPTADQVLDRMKDFDARGRTS from the coding sequence GTGACAACGGCTGTGACCATTCCCAGGCACGGGGGCACTGGAGGGCTGACGGCCGTTGCCGCGCGGGCGCGGCAGGTCGTGAAGGCGTACGGCTCCGGGGAGACCCGTGTCGTCGCCCTGGACCACGTCGACGTGGACATCGCCAGAGGCCGCTTCACCGCGATCATGGGTCCCTCGGGGTCCGGCAAGTCCACGCTGATGCACTGCCTCGCGGGCCTGGACACCGTGACGAGCGGTCAGATCCATCTGGCCGAGACCGAGATCACCGGTCTGAAGGACAAGAAGCTCACCCGGCTGCGCCGGGACCGGATCGGCTTCATCTTCCAGGCGTTCAACCTGCTGCCGACGCTGAACGCCCTGGAGAACATCACGCTTCCGATGGACATAGCCGGCCGCAAGCCCGACCGGGCCTGGCTGGACCGGGTCGTGGAGACCGTCGGCCTCGCCGGGCGGCTCAAGCACCGGCCGACCCAGCTGTCCGGCGGCCAGCAGCAGCGCGTCGCCGTGGCCCGCGCGCTCGCCGCCCGCCCGGAGATCATCTTCGGCGACGAGCCGACCGGAAACCTGGACTCGCGGGCGGGCGCCGAGGTGCTGGGCTTCCTGCGCCGCTCGGTGGACGAACTCGGCCAGACCATCGTCATGGTGACCCACGACCCGGTCGCCGCCTCGTACGCGGACCGGGTGCTGTATCTCGCCGACGGCCGGATCGTCGACGAGATGCACCAGCCGACGGCCGATCAGGTCCTGGACCGCATGAAGGACTTCGACGCCCGGGGACGCACGTCATGA
- a CDS encoding ABC transporter permease, producing the protein MTVLRTSLRNFFAHKGRMALSAVAVLLSVAFVCGTLVFTDTMDTTFDKLFQATASDVTVSAQGSSDTGQTTSRTGKPPVMPASVVGTVRRTPGVRSAEGTVFSTSVTVIDAKKDKLSPTSGAPTIVGSWNGNDARTMEITTGTAPKGPDQVMVDKDTAAKHHLRPGDEIGMISVVGTHHARVSGIAAFKVTNPGAAIFYLDTKTAQQTLVGRTGVYTDVDVTAAKGVTDDQLKKNVTAALGHGYKVRTAKEVADANQKSVESFLNVMRYAMLGFAGIAFLVGIFLIVNTFSMLVAQRTREIGLMRAIGSSRKQVNRSVLIEALLLGVIGSVLGVGAGVGIAVGLMKLMSGMGMDLSTDDLTITWTTPALGLLLGVVVTVLAACLPARRAGKVSPMAALRDSGTPGDARAGAVRAVLGLVLTGAGGWSLYAAATADKATSGSSLLGVGVLLTLVGFVVIGPLLAGGVVRVLGAIILRVFGPVGRMAERNALRNPRRTGATGAALMIGLALVACLSVVGSSMVASATDQLDKTVGADFIIQGDQEFTFVKPQMVQRIKATPGLERVTEYKLLDATLRTPDGKVSRNRTINAADATYANDLRTKTVAGDLADAYRPDSMSVFEGFAEEHGIRLGSTVTVGFEDGGSARLTVRAITSDDVVIDKGAMYASIATAAKYVPASRMPLDQLVFATAEDGQQAAAYASLKRTLHADPALTVRDQTDYKKVLKDQIGQLLNMIYGLLALAIIVAVLGVVNTLALSVVERTREIGLMRAIGLSRRQLRRMIRLESVVIAVFGALLGLGLGMGWSATAQRLLALQGLNVLDIPWPTITAVFIGSAFVGLFAALVPAFRAGRMNILTAIATD; encoded by the coding sequence ATGACCGTGCTCAGAACCTCGCTGCGCAACTTCTTCGCGCACAAGGGCCGCATGGCGCTCTCGGCGGTCGCGGTCCTGCTGTCCGTCGCCTTCGTCTGCGGCACCCTGGTGTTCACGGACACCATGGACACCACCTTCGACAAGCTGTTCCAGGCGACCGCCTCGGACGTCACGGTCAGCGCCCAGGGCTCCTCCGACACCGGCCAGACCACCTCCCGCACCGGCAAGCCGCCGGTCATGCCGGCCTCCGTCGTCGGGACCGTGCGCAGGACGCCGGGCGTGCGGTCGGCCGAGGGCACGGTGTTCTCCACCTCGGTGACCGTGATCGACGCCAAGAAGGACAAGCTGTCCCCGACCAGCGGCGCCCCGACCATCGTGGGCAGCTGGAACGGCAACGACGCCCGCACCATGGAGATCACCACCGGCACCGCCCCCAAGGGCCCGGACCAGGTGATGGTCGACAAGGACACCGCCGCCAAGCACCATCTGAGGCCGGGCGACGAGATCGGCATGATCTCGGTCGTGGGCACGCACCACGCCCGCGTGTCCGGCATCGCCGCCTTCAAGGTCACCAACCCCGGCGCGGCGATCTTCTACCTGGACACGAAGACCGCCCAGCAGACCCTGGTCGGGCGCACCGGTGTCTACACCGACGTCGATGTCACCGCCGCCAAGGGCGTGACGGACGACCAGCTGAAGAAGAACGTGACGGCCGCCCTCGGCCACGGCTACAAGGTGCGCACCGCCAAGGAGGTCGCCGACGCCAACCAGAAGAGCGTCGAGAGCTTCCTGAACGTCATGAGGTACGCGATGCTCGGCTTCGCCGGGATCGCCTTCCTGGTCGGCATCTTCCTGATCGTCAACACTTTCTCCATGCTGGTCGCCCAGCGCACCCGCGAGATCGGCCTGATGCGCGCCATCGGCTCCTCCCGCAAGCAGGTCAACCGCTCCGTGCTGATCGAGGCGCTGCTGCTCGGTGTGATCGGCTCCGTGCTCGGTGTCGGCGCGGGCGTCGGCATCGCGGTCGGCCTGATGAAGCTCATGAGCGGCATGGGCATGGACCTGTCCACGGACGATCTGACGATCACCTGGACCACGCCCGCGCTCGGCCTGCTGCTGGGCGTCGTGGTCACCGTCCTCGCGGCCTGTCTGCCCGCCCGCCGGGCCGGCAAGGTCTCCCCGATGGCCGCCCTGCGCGACTCCGGCACCCCGGGCGACGCCAGGGCCGGTGCCGTGCGCGCCGTGCTCGGACTGGTGCTCACCGGCGCCGGCGGCTGGAGCCTGTACGCCGCCGCGACCGCCGACAAGGCCACGTCCGGGTCGAGCCTGCTGGGCGTCGGCGTGCTGCTCACCCTGGTCGGCTTCGTGGTGATCGGCCCGCTGCTCGCCGGCGGTGTGGTCCGCGTCCTCGGCGCGATCATCCTGCGGGTCTTCGGCCCGGTCGGTCGGATGGCGGAGCGCAACGCACTGCGCAACCCGCGCCGCACCGGTGCCACCGGCGCCGCCCTGATGATCGGCCTCGCCCTGGTGGCCTGCCTGTCCGTGGTCGGCTCCTCGATGGTGGCCTCGGCCACCGACCAGCTGGACAAGACCGTCGGCGCGGACTTCATCATCCAGGGCGACCAGGAGTTCACCTTCGTCAAGCCGCAGATGGTCCAGCGGATCAAGGCCACGCCCGGCCTGGAGCGGGTCACCGAGTACAAACTGCTCGACGCCACCCTGCGCACGCCCGACGGCAAGGTCTCCAGGAACCGGACGATCAACGCCGCCGACGCCACGTACGCGAATGACCTGCGCACCAAGACGGTCGCCGGTGACCTCGCCGACGCCTACCGGCCCGACTCCATGTCCGTCTTCGAGGGCTTCGCCGAGGAACACGGCATCAGGCTCGGCTCCACCGTCACGGTCGGCTTCGAGGACGGCGGGTCCGCCAGGCTGACGGTCCGCGCCATCACCAGCGACGACGTCGTGATCGACAAGGGCGCGATGTACGCGTCCATCGCGACCGCCGCGAAGTACGTTCCGGCGAGCAGGATGCCGCTGGACCAGCTGGTCTTCGCCACCGCCGAGGACGGGCAGCAGGCCGCCGCCTACGCGTCGCTGAAGCGGACGCTGCACGCCGACCCGGCCCTGACGGTGCGCGACCAGACCGACTACAAGAAGGTGCTCAAGGACCAGATAGGCCAGCTGCTCAACATGATCTACGGTCTGCTGGCCCTGGCGATCATCGTCGCGGTCCTCGGTGTGGTGAACACCCTGGCCCTGTCGGTGGTGGAGCGGACCCGGGAGATCGGCCTGATGCGGGCCATCGGCCTGTCCCGCCGCCAGCTGCGGCGCATGATCCGCCTGGAGTCCGTGGTGATCGCCGTCTTCGGCGCGCTGCTCGGCCTCGGCCTGGGCATGGGCTGGAGCGCGACCGCCCAGCGGCTCCTCGCCCTCCAGGGGCTGAACGTCCTGGACATCCCCTGGCCGACGATCACCGCCGTCTTCATCGGCTCCGCCTTCGTGGGCCTGTTCGCCGCCCTCGTCCCGGCCTTCCGCGCGGGCCGCATGAACATCCTGACCGCCATCGCCACGGACTAG